The proteins below are encoded in one region of Syntrophotalea carbinolica DSM 2380:
- a CDS encoding nicotinate phosphoribosyltransferase, which produces MSTHRYSALLTDLYELTMLAGYFEKGMHRQTAVFDMFFRHNPYHAGYAIFAGLQPLLEYLSELRFTASDLAYLKALGIFKPAFLDFLEGFRFRGKVTAPTEGTAVFAAEPLVTVEGELAEAQLVETALLNIINFQTLVATKAARIVSVARPGIVVEFGLRRAHGPDGGLSEARAAFIGGARSTSNTWAGQVFDIPIKGTHAHSWVMAFPDELSAFRAYADCFPDQCILLVDTYDTLASGVPNAIIVARELRASGHEVRGIRLDSGDLAYLSKEARRMLDEAGFPDIKIVASSDLDETVIQSIRNEGGCVDIYGVGTQLATCGGEGGGSLGGVYKLVRFDHHPKLKVTSDIAKATLPDRKRLLRAVLPNGEYCLDVICLEDEEPGPGTTVFDPVNPARTKTVPPDAHFEEVRQVVMQNGQITRPSPSLDAMADRCVEQMRRLPNGTIRLTNPHIYKVAISSGLHDMRTRLMQEALENQPGYREE; this is translated from the coding sequence ATGTCCACTCACCGCTATTCCGCGTTGCTCACCGACCTCTACGAACTGACCATGCTTGCCGGGTATTTCGAAAAGGGCATGCACCGGCAGACGGCGGTGTTCGACATGTTCTTTCGGCATAATCCTTACCATGCCGGTTATGCCATCTTTGCCGGACTGCAACCTCTGCTCGAATACCTGTCGGAACTGAGATTCACCGCTTCGGATCTCGCCTATCTGAAAGCCCTCGGTATCTTCAAACCGGCCTTTCTCGACTTTCTGGAAGGTTTCCGTTTCCGCGGCAAGGTTACCGCCCCCACCGAAGGCACAGCCGTGTTTGCCGCCGAACCCCTGGTCACCGTTGAAGGGGAACTGGCCGAAGCCCAACTGGTGGAAACCGCCCTGCTCAACATCATCAACTTCCAGACACTGGTAGCCACCAAAGCCGCCCGTATCGTCAGTGTGGCCAGGCCGGGTATCGTGGTGGAATTCGGTCTGCGCCGCGCCCACGGTCCGGATGGCGGTCTGAGCGAAGCCCGGGCCGCTTTTATCGGCGGCGCACGCAGTACCAGCAACACCTGGGCAGGCCAGGTCTTCGACATACCGATCAAGGGCACCCATGCCCACAGTTGGGTGATGGCGTTTCCGGACGAGCTCAGCGCATTTCGGGCCTACGCGGACTGTTTTCCGGATCAATGCATTCTGCTGGTGGACACCTACGATACTTTGGCCAGCGGCGTACCGAACGCCATCATCGTGGCGCGGGAGCTACGCGCCAGCGGCCACGAAGTCCGAGGCATCCGGCTCGACTCGGGCGACCTGGCCTATCTGAGCAAGGAAGCGCGCCGCATGCTTGACGAAGCAGGTTTTCCGGACATCAAGATCGTCGCATCGAGCGACCTGGATGAAACCGTTATCCAGTCCATACGCAACGAAGGTGGCTGTGTCGATATTTACGGCGTAGGAACGCAACTGGCTACATGCGGAGGAGAAGGCGGCGGTTCGCTGGGAGGGGTTTACAAACTCGTGCGTTTCGATCATCATCCGAAATTAAAAGTGACCAGCGACATCGCCAAAGCCACCTTGCCCGACCGCAAACGCCTTCTGCGTGCGGTATTGCCCAACGGAGAGTACTGCCTCGATGTTATCTGCCTGGAAGACGAAGAGCCCGGCCCCGGTACGACGGTATTCGACCCCGTCAACCCGGCACGCACCAAGACCGTACCGCCCGATGCGCATTTCGAAGAGGTCCGCCAGGTTGTCATGCAAAACGGTCAAATCACCCGGCCGTCCCCGTCCCTGGATGCCATGGCGGACCGCTGCGTCGAGCAGATGCGCCGCCTGCCCAACGGTACCATCCGTTTGACCAATCCGCATATCTACAAGGTTGCCATAAGCAGCGGGCTGCACGATATGCGCACGCGTCTGATGCAAGAGGCACTGGAAAACCAGCCCGGCTACAGGGAGGAGTAA
- a CDS encoding rhomboid family intramembrane serine protease, with the protein MDTVEKQPYLFARLHWHWRLQRWKRTLSRYVSDPRVPYNPVCVSRLLIGINLLWFTWMILRALVAGLGLGTVLNPPTGLLMYFGAQRWNPEVLVFHQWWRCLTYAYTHGGLMHLGFNMVVLYQVGPLIEDHIGSARFFILYTFTALTATLLGLLWHPLVPVVGASGSLFGLIGFAVAYFHRLGNHAHTVRNFMFQWAAIAFIFGLIMGADNAGHLGGAIGGAVFGLLLPLGKRGNKITSHLFGGLSVMAAVVTLACLLLQLIFPYPS; encoded by the coding sequence GTACCTGTTTGCCCGCCTCCACTGGCACTGGCGACTGCAACGCTGGAAACGCACCTTGTCCCGCTACGTTTCGGATCCGCGGGTGCCTTACAACCCGGTGTGCGTTTCACGCCTGCTTATCGGCATCAACCTGCTGTGGTTCACCTGGATGATTCTGCGCGCGCTGGTTGCCGGCCTCGGACTCGGCACCGTACTCAATCCGCCCACCGGGCTGCTCATGTATTTCGGCGCTCAGCGCTGGAATCCCGAGGTTCTGGTTTTCCACCAGTGGTGGCGTTGCCTGACGTATGCCTATACCCACGGCGGACTGATGCATCTGGGGTTCAACATGGTGGTGCTCTACCAGGTCGGCCCCCTTATCGAAGATCACATAGGCTCGGCACGCTTTTTCATCCTTTACACCTTTACCGCCCTGACCGCCACCCTGCTGGGGTTGCTGTGGCATCCGCTGGTCCCGGTGGTGGGCGCCTCGGGATCCCTGTTCGGACTCATCGGTTTCGCCGTGGCCTATTTTCACCGCCTGGGCAACCATGCCCACACGGTGCGTAATTTCATGTTTCAGTGGGCAGCCATCGCCTTTATATTCGGCCTGATCATGGGCGCGGACAATGCCGGACATCTCGGCGGCGCCATAGGCGGAGCTGTTTTCGGTCTGCTGCTGCCCCTGGGCAAACGCGGGAACAAAATAACATCCCATCTGTTCGGCGGGCTGTCCGTAATGGCGGCGGTCGTTACACTGGCCTGCCTGCTGTTGCAGCTTATCTTCCCCTATCCAAGCTGA
- the ybaK gene encoding Cys-tRNA(Pro) deacylase: MAKQKQPVTPAIRMLRQHKVPFVGHLYNYEEHGGTAVCARELQVDEHAVIKTLILETDNKDPLIVLMHGDREISTKDLARLLQVKHVTPCAPQTADRHSGYQVGGTSPFGTRKSMPVYMEETIAELPTIYINGGKRGFLVAMTPQDLIKVLDPTPVHVAQP, translated from the coding sequence ATGGCCAAACAAAAACAGCCCGTTACCCCCGCGATCCGCATGCTGCGGCAACACAAAGTCCCCTTTGTCGGTCACCTTTACAACTACGAAGAACATGGCGGCACCGCCGTATGCGCCCGGGAGCTGCAGGTGGACGAGCACGCGGTGATCAAGACCCTGATTTTGGAAACGGACAACAAAGATCCCCTGATCGTCCTCATGCACGGCGACCGCGAAATCTCCACCAAGGATCTCGCGCGACTGCTGCAAGTCAAACATGTCACGCCCTGCGCACCGCAAACAGCGGACCGTCATTCGGGCTATCAGGTCGGCGGCACCTCGCCTTTCGGTACACGCAAAAGCATGCCGGTATACATGGAGGAAACCATTGCCGAACTGCCAACCATCTATATCAACGGCGGTAAACGCGGATTTCTGGTCGCCATGACACCGCAGGATCTGATCAAGGTATTGGACCCCACCCCGGTGCACGTCGCTCAACCCTGA